The Vicinamibacterales bacterium genome includes a region encoding these proteins:
- a CDS encoding flagellin, producing the protein LASQSASDGFTGSRTTLNDEANKILAEIDREAGVAGLTTSTQQFSVYVSTSSTAANNTVGGAIGQADSKADGLNVTGILLDSVANAKLAVATVKSAVAILGGVQAQVGTLENRLQFAVALSQSQVVNVKAAESRIRDANIAEESANMTRYNILNQSGIASLAQANQQASSVLSLLR; encoded by the coding sequence GCTGGCCTCGCAGTCCGCTTCGGACGGGTTCACGGGCTCGCGCACGACCCTGAACGACGAAGCCAACAAGATCCTCGCGGAAATCGACCGTGAAGCCGGCGTTGCCGGCCTGACGACGTCCACCCAGCAGTTCTCGGTGTATGTCAGCACCAGCTCGACCGCGGCGAACAACACCGTCGGTGGCGCCATCGGCCAGGCCGACTCGAAGGCTGACGGCCTGAACGTCACGGGCATCTTGCTCGACAGCGTCGCGAACGCCAAGCTGGCGGTCGCGACCGTCAAGAGCGCGGTCGCGATCCTGGGCGGCGTCCAGGCCCAGGTCGGCACGCTCGAGAATCGGCTCCAGTTCGCGGTGGCGCTGAGCCAGTCGCAGGTGGTCAACGTGAAGGCCGCCGAGAGCCGGATCCGCGACGCCAACATCGCGGAAGAGTCGGCCAACATGACCCGCTACAACATCCTGAACCAGAGCGGCATCGCCTCGTTGGCGCAGGCCAACCAGCAGGCGTCTTCGGTTCTGTCGCTGTTGCGGTAA
- a CDS encoding flagellin: protein MASFSVVSNIASANAQANLSINNVGLQRSLNRLSSGFRINYSGDDAAGLAVANGYRSDVAVLNQGIRNANDGLSTLQIKDGALNNISTLLDRLATLASQSASSAFNGSRDTLNAEFVAIVGEIDRESSVAGLNTVQQFSVFVGSGSTVGGTIGMVTSGATSLALSGVGIATDATAKSAIALISSAVSILGSVQGSIGTLENRLQFAVALGQSQVVNTKGAESRIRDANVAEESANMTRYNILNQSGIAVLAQANQSSSAVLSLLRG, encoded by the coding sequence ATGGCTTCGTTCTCTGTTGTCAGCAATATCGCCTCGGCAAACGCCCAGGCCAACCTGTCCATCAACAACGTCGGCTTGCAGCGGTCGCTCAACCGGTTGTCGAGCGGCTTCCGCATCAACTACTCGGGCGACGACGCGGCCGGTTTGGCGGTGGCGAACGGCTATCGATCGGACGTCGCGGTCCTCAACCAGGGGATCCGGAACGCGAACGACGGTCTCTCGACGCTCCAGATCAAAGACGGCGCGCTCAACAATATCTCGACGTTGCTCGACCGGCTCGCGACCCTGGCATCGCAGTCGGCCTCCTCGGCATTCAACGGCAGCAGGGACACCCTGAACGCCGAGTTCGTCGCAATCGTCGGTGAGATCGACCGTGAATCGTCGGTGGCCGGCCTCAACACCGTCCAGCAGTTCTCGGTATTCGTCGGCAGCGGCAGCACCGTGGGTGGCACGATCGGGATGGTGACTTCCGGCGCCACGTCGCTGGCGCTCTCGGGTGTCGGAATCGCGACAGACGCGACCGCCAAATCGGCGATTGCGCTGATCTCGTCGGCCGTGTCGATCCTGGGCAGCGTCCAGGGCAGCATCGGAACCCTGGAAAACCGGCTGCAGTTCGCCGTGGCGCTCGGTCAGTCCCAGGTCGTCAACACGAAGGGCGCCGAGAGCCGGATCCGCGATGCGAACGTCGCCGAGGAATCCGCTAACATGACGCGGTACAACATCTTGAACCAGAGCGGCATCGCGGTACTCGCCCAGGCGAACCAGTCGTCCTCGGCGGTATTGTCCTTGCTGCGCGGCTAA
- the fliD gene encoding flagellar filament capping protein FliD, whose product MGTITMSGFNNIDWSSILKAVMAQESQPLTAMQKQRSAMSSQKTAFTTLATKLSALETKASDLSSVSSFAGRKATSADTTVLGVSATSTAAIGMYSIEVKSLARAQVTTSSQANARTDIVANGGTLRITSGGVNTDIVLGTSPVTLEGLSAAINSTANSPVTASIVQANGKYQLVLTGASTGKDHAFTVDTSGLTAGSTISFNATPVMNATDADIFVNKVEVTSASNAIDGAIPGVTLNLLKETATGSSVGVSVSQDSSATKDKIQAFITSYNDLITFFDQQAQSARSGDTGSIGRDAMARGLRSTLSSTLLQPFAVGGVFSNLSEIGIEFQRTGQLGLNATVFDDAMKNHQPDVERLLAGTTGVTGAFGTIGTAIGQYVDAGGLVPGVQDRLDSQMKAMDDRMAAMGARLAIRQESLQREYAATDQLISQLNASVNSLSSLNNVYKLY is encoded by the coding sequence ATGGGCACCATCACGATGAGCGGCTTCAACAACATCGACTGGTCATCGATCCTGAAGGCCGTGATGGCACAGGAGAGCCAGCCGCTGACTGCGATGCAGAAGCAGCGCAGCGCGATGTCGTCGCAGAAGACCGCGTTCACGACCCTTGCCACCAAGCTGAGTGCGCTCGAAACGAAAGCCTCGGATCTTTCCAGCGTCAGCTCGTTTGCAGGCCGAAAGGCCACGAGCGCCGATACGACGGTGCTCGGCGTGAGCGCAACCAGCACCGCGGCGATCGGCATGTACAGCATCGAAGTAAAGTCGCTGGCCCGCGCCCAGGTCACCACGTCGAGTCAGGCCAATGCCCGCACCGACATCGTGGCCAACGGCGGCACGCTGCGGATCACCTCGGGCGGCGTCAACACGGACATCGTCCTTGGCACCAGCCCCGTGACGCTCGAAGGGCTCTCTGCCGCGATCAACTCGACCGCGAACAGCCCGGTGACGGCGTCGATCGTTCAAGCGAATGGCAAGTACCAGCTCGTCCTGACCGGCGCGAGCACCGGCAAGGACCATGCCTTCACGGTCGATACGAGCGGTCTCACCGCGGGCTCGACGATCAGCTTCAACGCAACGCCCGTCATGAACGCGACCGACGCCGACATCTTCGTGAACAAGGTCGAGGTGACCAGCGCGAGCAACGCGATCGACGGCGCGATTCCCGGCGTGACGCTGAATCTGCTCAAGGAGACGGCGACGGGCAGCAGTGTCGGAGTGTCGGTCAGTCAGGACTCCTCGGCGACCAAAGACAAGATCCAGGCCTTCATCACCTCCTACAACGACCTGATTACGTTCTTCGACCAGCAGGCACAGTCGGCACGAAGCGGCGACACGGGCAGCATCGGACGTGACGCGATGGCGCGCGGTCTCCGATCGACGCTCTCGTCAACGCTGCTCCAGCCCTTTGCCGTTGGCGGCGTCTTCTCGAATCTCTCGGAGATCGGCATCGAGTTCCAGCGGACGGGCCAGCTCGGGCTCAATGCCACGGTGTTCGACGATGCGATGAAGAACCATCAGCCAGACGTCGAGAGGCTGCTGGCAGGGACGACCGGTGTGACCGGCGCCTTCGGGACGATCGGAACCGCGATTGGGCAGTACGTCGACGCGGGTGGTCTCGTGCCCGGCGTACAGGACCGTCTCGATTCGCAGATGAAGGCCATGGACGACCGCATGGCCGCCATGGGGGCGCGCCTGGCGATCCGGCAAGAGTCGTTGCAGCGGGAGTACGCCGCAACCGACCAGTTGATTTCGCAACTGAATGCGAGCGTGAACTCGCTCTCGTCGCTGAACAACGTCTACAAGCTCTACTAG
- the fliS gene encoding flagellar export chaperone FliS — MQTAMARAAQAYYQTQVQSQSPLELVVMLYDGALRFMRLAADGTRRRDLVVKRDGMSRAMAILAELQNTLNVENGGEIARSLDGLYAYITSRLIEANIKQDPAPIEESIRLLTPLRDAWAQIAANPGQPVTK; from the coding sequence ATGCAGACAGCGATGGCACGGGCCGCCCAGGCCTATTACCAGACCCAGGTCCAGTCCCAGTCACCGCTGGAGCTGGTCGTGATGCTGTACGACGGGGCGCTGCGCTTCATGCGCTTGGCTGCTGACGGTACGCGAAGACGGGACCTCGTGGTCAAGCGCGACGGCATGTCACGCGCGATGGCCATCCTCGCCGAGCTTCAGAACACGCTGAATGTGGAAAACGGCGGCGAGATTGCCCGATCCCTCGACGGTCTGTATGCCTACATCACGAGCCGCCTGATCGAGGCGAACATCAAGCAGGATCCGGCGCCGATCGAGGAGTCAATCCGTCTGCTCACGCCCCTGCGGGACGCCTGGGCCCAGATTGCCGCAAACCCCGGTCAGCCGGTGACGAAGTGA
- a CDS encoding GNAT family N-acetyltransferase: MIFEDWRDTDAAEFERLYEAECERYRTQLSWDLAPSCVIVEEARRAGRLPGLVVRNTEGRAVGWTYFVVHEGTLQLGTLVADSAARLRELLDRVMQSPEARFARSLSSFLFPISPSLLSAFERQRFVVERHPYLSSPLVAASGALSPGGLGPEFRLQPLMDVDPADVVRLTARSYAGLAEARCFAPDGRLDQWAHYLGQLLATPACGSYLPQASFAIERRESRQVVGAVITTAVAPETAHIAQIVVDPSIRRAGLARELLGSVADTVRAMGYLRLTLIVSDRNGPARQLYAKLGFSETASFFFASRPALSRRSFQTASQVAAARG, from the coding sequence ATGATCTTCGAGGATTGGCGCGACACGGACGCTGCGGAGTTCGAGCGGCTCTATGAGGCCGAGTGCGAGCGCTATCGAACTCAGCTCTCGTGGGACCTGGCGCCGTCGTGCGTCATCGTCGAAGAGGCGCGTCGGGCCGGACGCCTCCCCGGCCTCGTGGTCCGGAACACCGAGGGCCGGGCCGTGGGCTGGACGTACTTCGTCGTCCACGAAGGCACCCTGCAACTCGGAACGCTCGTGGCCGACAGCGCCGCCCGGCTGCGCGAACTTCTCGACCGGGTGATGCAGTCTCCGGAAGCCAGGTTCGCGCGGTCGCTGAGCTCTTTCCTGTTCCCGATCTCGCCGTCGCTGCTATCGGCGTTCGAACGACAGCGGTTCGTCGTGGAGCGTCATCCCTACCTGTCCTCTCCGCTCGTTGCCGCGTCCGGGGCCCTGTCGCCTGGTGGTCTCGGCCCCGAATTCCGCCTCCAGCCTCTCATGGATGTCGATCCGGCCGACGTTGTCAGGCTGACAGCCCGATCGTACGCCGGCCTGGCTGAGGCACGGTGCTTCGCTCCGGACGGACGGCTCGATCAGTGGGCCCACTATCTGGGCCAGTTGCTCGCCACGCCAGCCTGCGGGAGCTATCTGCCACAGGCGAGCTTCGCAATCGAGCGGCGTGAGTCGCGGCAGGTAGTGGGTGCCGTCATTACCACGGCCGTGGCTCCCGAGACGGCGCACATCGCCCAGATCGTCGTCGACCCATCGATTCGGCGGGCAGGTCTTGCGCGTGAACTTCTCGGCAGCGTGGCGGACACCGTTCGCGCCATGGGCTATCTGCGGCTGACGCTGATTGTGTCCGATCGAAACGGCCCGGCGCGTCAGCTCTACGCCAAGCTCGGATTTTCAGAGACCGCGTCCTTCTTCTTCGCCAGCCGACCGGCCCTGTCCCGCCGCTCGTTCCAGACCGCGTCTCAAGTTGCGGCCGCCAGGGGCTGA
- the csrA gene encoding carbon storage regulator CsrA, whose translation MLVFTRKRNEAIMIGDGIEIRVLRVGREGVRIGVTAPPAVAVHRREIYDQICEENRTAAGTATAAHILVERLRRFAGQTQPPPSAPTRG comes from the coding sequence GTGCTCGTTTTCACACGCAAGCGCAACGAAGCCATCATGATTGGTGATGGCATCGAGATCCGCGTCCTTCGCGTCGGTCGGGAAGGCGTCCGGATCGGGGTCACGGCGCCGCCGGCGGTCGCCGTGCATCGCCGCGAGATCTACGACCAGATCTGCGAGGAGAACCGGACGGCGGCTGGCACCGCCACGGCCGCGCACATCCTGGTGGAGCGGTTGCGGCGATTTGCCGGCCAGACGCAGCCGCCACCCTCCGCACCCACCCGCGGCTGA
- the fliW gene encoding flagellar assembly protein FliW: protein MDGRIRVQTRFGDFDADPRDILNFPDGLPGFEHCHRFVVLSSMTMAPLQCLHAVDGPAATFLAIDPRLVLPKYRCVLGPSDLLRLGADDKTLLLWLALVAVDESGEATVNLRAPVVVNPSRMAGFQVVPSNSLYPLRYPLTVE from the coding sequence ATGGACGGACGCATCAGGGTTCAGACGCGGTTTGGCGACTTCGATGCCGACCCGCGAGACATCCTCAACTTTCCAGACGGCCTTCCCGGATTCGAGCACTGTCATCGGTTCGTGGTGCTCTCGTCGATGACCATGGCGCCGCTGCAGTGCCTGCACGCCGTAGACGGTCCGGCGGCGACGTTTCTCGCCATCGATCCTCGGCTCGTTCTGCCGAAGTACCGATGCGTCCTGGGGCCTAGCGATCTGCTCCGGCTGGGCGCCGACGACAAGACCCTGCTCTTGTGGCTCGCCCTCGTGGCGGTGGACGAGAGCGGAGAGGCGACCGTGAATCTCCGCGCGCCGGTGGTCGTCAACCCGAGCCGGATGGCAGGGTTCCAGGTCGTCCCCAGCAACAGTCTGTATCCGTTGCGCTACCCGCTGACGGTCGAATAA
- the flgL gene encoding flagellar hook-associated protein FlgL, with translation MRITFGSGDAAALADLERAQAELQRYQRQVSSGKRLLQPSDDPSAMAAVVRGRGEIATVDQYVRSADSVTSRLTVVDTVMSDLISQVTTARSAAVAGQGTTQTTQQREATAQQLEGLRDAIFDDLNTTFRGTYLFSGSASLTPPFARLAGGSISGYSGNNSPISVDIDKNKAIQVTFDGGSLDLAAGGPGLFANLQTLIAAVRTGDQAGMANGLASLEQAFNEFTRVQSGVGAALNGLDDQRRRLNEMKLSSQARLSKEQDANMAEAITGMQQANTTYQAALGAVSTRTRLSLLDYLK, from the coding sequence ATGCGCATCACATTTGGTTCTGGCGACGCTGCCGCGCTCGCGGATCTCGAACGCGCGCAAGCCGAATTGCAGCGGTACCAGCGTCAGGTCTCGTCGGGAAAACGGCTGTTGCAGCCAAGCGACGACCCCTCGGCGATGGCAGCGGTGGTTCGCGGGCGCGGCGAGATTGCGACCGTGGATCAGTACGTCCGTTCGGCCGATTCGGTCACCTCGCGTCTCACCGTCGTCGACACGGTGATGTCGGACCTCATCTCGCAGGTCACGACCGCGCGTTCGGCGGCTGTGGCTGGCCAGGGCACGACCCAGACGACCCAGCAGCGTGAGGCAACGGCGCAGCAGCTCGAAGGGCTGCGCGACGCGATCTTCGACGACTTGAACACGACATTTCGCGGCACGTACCTGTTTTCCGGATCCGCGAGCTTGACGCCTCCGTTCGCCCGGCTTGCCGGCGGCTCGATCTCGGGCTACAGCGGGAACAATTCGCCGATCTCGGTGGACATCGACAAGAACAAGGCCATTCAGGTGACGTTCGACGGTGGAAGCCTCGACCTGGCAGCGGGTGGCCCGGGCCTGTTCGCGAACCTGCAGACGCTCATCGCCGCCGTTCGCACGGGCGATCAAGCCGGGATGGCGAACGGCTTGGCGAGCCTGGAGCAGGCCTTCAACGAGTTCACCAGGGTGCAGAGCGGTGTCGGTGCGGCCCTGAACGGACTCGACGATCAGCGGAGGCGTCTCAATGAGATGAAGCTCTCCAGCCAGGCCCGGTTGTCGAAGGAGCAGGACGCGAACATGGCCGAAGCCATTACGGGCATGCAGCAGGCCAACACGACGTACCAGGCGGCCCTCGGCGCCGTCTCAACACGGACACGACTTTCGTTGCTGGACTACCTCAAATGA
- the flgK gene encoding flagellar hook-associated protein FlgK, with product MSDLFSSLTMASRALDAQRLGLDVVGQNIANINTPGYARRQLDLASVPPTDRLSAGGGVDVVGIRSTRDALLERRVRLERPAEGRESALADALSVVEAALGAPGESIDGKFTAFVNSWASLSEDPTSSTMRQGVILQGQSLASAFNGMSERFTAARLDADNRVKGIADTVNGLVQRIAALNDSIGRGGGSSSMTLSLSDDLSENIKQLSQLVDVNVLDNKSGGVDVSFANGRALVIGTNAYKLDVVTNSDGFADLQTGGVSVTGEITGGQLGGMLHARDVVIPGYIDSLDSMAYTLVREVNTQHTAGRDLNGNPAANFFTPLAAQTGAAAAITVNPALAADPRLVAAAATAAVGDNGNARILAALGDKKVLNGGAGTFNDGWAELTYRIGQDTATARAEQKNRAEIVTQIDALRGAVSGVSLDQEAMTMLKFQRAYEANAKFFTTINQALDTLMAMVGH from the coding sequence ATGTCGGATTTGTTCAGCAGCCTGACGATGGCGTCCCGGGCGCTCGACGCGCAGCGACTCGGCCTGGACGTCGTCGGTCAGAACATCGCCAATATCAACACGCCGGGCTACGCCCGACGTCAACTCGACCTCGCCTCGGTTCCCCCGACGGATCGACTGAGCGCCGGAGGCGGCGTGGACGTCGTGGGCATCCGGTCGACCCGCGATGCGTTGCTCGAGCGGCGCGTGCGCCTCGAACGCCCGGCAGAGGGTCGTGAGTCGGCACTGGCCGATGCGCTCAGCGTTGTCGAAGCCGCGCTCGGAGCGCCGGGCGAGTCGATTGACGGCAAGTTCACCGCGTTCGTCAATTCGTGGGCCAGTCTGTCCGAGGATCCGACGTCCTCCACCATGCGGCAGGGAGTGATCCTCCAGGGCCAGTCGCTCGCAAGCGCCTTCAACGGCATGTCGGAGCGGTTCACGGCTGCGCGGCTGGACGCCGACAACAGGGTCAAAGGGATTGCGGATACCGTCAACGGCCTGGTTCAGCGGATTGCGGCCCTGAACGACTCGATCGGCCGCGGCGGCGGGTCGTCCTCGATGACGCTCAGCCTGAGCGACGACCTGTCGGAGAACATCAAGCAGTTGTCGCAGCTCGTCGATGTCAACGTGCTCGACAACAAGAGCGGCGGCGTGGACGTGTCGTTCGCGAACGGCCGCGCGCTCGTCATTGGCACGAACGCCTACAAGCTCGATGTCGTGACCAACAGCGATGGGTTTGCGGACCTGCAGACCGGCGGTGTGTCCGTGACGGGCGAGATTACTGGCGGCCAGCTGGGCGGCATGTTGCACGCTCGCGACGTCGTAATCCCCGGCTACATCGACAGCCTCGACTCGATGGCCTACACCCTCGTCCGGGAAGTGAACACCCAGCACACGGCCGGGCGCGACCTGAACGGCAACCCGGCGGCCAACTTCTTCACGCCCCTTGCCGCGCAGACGGGTGCGGCTGCGGCGATTACCGTGAACCCGGCACTGGCCGCCGATCCCCGGCTGGTCGCGGCCGCAGCCACGGCGGCTGTCGGCGACAACGGGAACGCCCGAATCCTCGCCGCGCTCGGCGACAAGAAGGTCCTGAACGGCGGGGCCGGGACCTTCAACGATGGCTGGGCCGAGCTCACGTATCGAATCGGGCAGGATACCGCGACCGCACGGGCCGAACAGAAGAACCGAGCGGAGATCGTCACCCAGATCGACGCGCTCAGGGGCGCCGTATCCGGCGTCTCGCTCGACCAGGAAGCGATGACGATGTTGAAGTTCCAGCGGGCGTACGAGGCGAACGCGAAGTTCTTCACGACAATCAACCAGGCGCTCGACACACTGATGGCGATGGTGGGGCACTGA
- the flgM gene encoding flagellar biosynthesis anti-sigma factor FlgM, protein MMKIQGNSPNHEASAAARLEQTRLERQGKADRPGDAGTDRVELSSDAQLASAAMKAAENAPSIRQDVVAAARQKLVAGRVGQDPMKLADRLIDHLLER, encoded by the coding sequence ATGATGAAGATTCAGGGCAATAGCCCGAACCATGAGGCCTCGGCCGCAGCACGTCTCGAGCAGACGCGACTGGAACGGCAGGGGAAAGCCGATCGTCCGGGCGACGCCGGGACGGACCGTGTGGAGTTGTCGTCGGATGCCCAGCTCGCGAGCGCCGCGATGAAGGCAGCCGAGAACGCTCCGTCGATCCGCCAGGATGTCGTCGCGGCGGCCCGGCAGAAGCTCGTGGCAGGGCGGGTCGGCCAGGATCCTATGAAACTGGCGGACCGCTTGATCGATCACCTGCTCGAGCGGTAA
- a CDS encoding peptidoglycan DD-metalloendopeptidase family protein yields the protein MSTDPTRASWPLSMPEVPATTVASAKAGVKPGDREKILELAREFESFFVCQMIRQMRESMLGDQDQKDGLGAGTMTETMDVELARQLTLSGGIGLTRVLQGALDRQVGGSAKSSSETAATDSAWPAAVTTAPLGLPGRSILPVVTPAADDEPEAALPLPLSSGISSPFGIRADPFSGTRRFHAGVDIQAAYGREVPAAGSGRVVFSGAQGGYGNTVVIEHADGIRTRYAHLASVQVGTGAVVDAGAVIGRVGSTGRSTGPHLHFEVLQDGHPVNPEVAATKYAGLLKLGGVVADLPNSQPSTLGVAVGVDDEDSGQ from the coding sequence ATGAGCACCGACCCGACCCGCGCCTCGTGGCCCCTGTCGATGCCGGAAGTGCCCGCGACGACGGTGGCGTCCGCCAAGGCGGGCGTGAAGCCCGGCGACCGGGAGAAGATCCTGGAGCTGGCCCGGGAGTTCGAGTCGTTCTTCGTCTGCCAGATGATCCGCCAGATGCGGGAGTCGATGCTCGGGGACCAGGATCAGAAGGACGGTCTTGGCGCTGGCACCATGACCGAGACGATGGACGTGGAGCTGGCACGGCAGCTGACGTTGAGCGGGGGCATTGGCCTGACGCGTGTGCTGCAGGGAGCGCTGGACCGCCAGGTCGGTGGATCCGCCAAGTCGTCGAGCGAGACCGCCGCCACCGACTCTGCGTGGCCGGCGGCCGTGACCACGGCGCCGCTCGGTCTCCCGGGCCGTTCCATCCTGCCTGTCGTCACGCCCGCGGCCGACGACGAACCCGAGGCCGCCCTGCCGTTGCCGCTGTCATCGGGAATTAGCTCTCCGTTTGGCATCCGCGCGGATCCATTCAGCGGGACGCGGCGTTTTCACGCGGGGGTCGATATCCAGGCGGCGTATGGCAGGGAAGTGCCGGCCGCCGGTTCGGGACGGGTGGTGTTCTCCGGGGCCCAGGGCGGCTACGGGAATACGGTTGTCATCGAGCACGCCGACGGTATTCGGACCCGGTATGCGCATCTCGCGTCCGTCCAAGTGGGGACGGGTGCCGTGGTCGATGCCGGCGCAGTGATCGGGCGGGTGGGCAGCACGGGGCGGTCAACGGGACCCCACCTGCATTTCGAGGTACTCCAGGACGGCCATCCGGTGAATCCGGAGGTCGCGGCCACCAAATACGCGGGGCTATTAAAGCTTGGTGGGGTGGTTGCCGATTTACCAAACAGCCAGCCCTCCACGCTCGGAGTGGCCGTGGGAGTAGATGATGAAGATTCAGGGCAATAG
- a CDS encoding flagellar basal body P-ring protein FlgI produces the protein MCPTRTCAVLLTVALFLPGAGVFAQGHAPVRLKDVARLDGYQAVPLVGYGLVVGLNKTGDRRQTIFSAQSLANMLQRFGIVVPGDQMKIENVAAVMVTAELPAFVRAGARIDITASSVGDARSLQGGMLLPTPLRGPDGSVYALGQGALTLGGFGGGKGGNSVQVNHLTAGRVPAGGMVQYAQRVELKPAERIILSVNDPDYTTAMRLAKSISAELGSGAAQVVDPASVAVKVPEQYRASLPDLMARLEPLSLEVDAPARVVINERTGTVVVGSDVRIGSAAVAHGNLSVKISTKYNVSQPSPFSKQGDTVVTPDENVDVSEGGGQLVALEEGTTLQSVIKALNALGATPRDIIAIMQALKAAGALRAELVII, from the coding sequence ATGTGCCCGACCCGCACCTGTGCCGTACTGCTCACCGTGGCGCTGTTCCTGCCGGGCGCGGGAGTGTTTGCGCAAGGGCATGCGCCCGTCCGCCTCAAGGACGTCGCGCGCCTCGACGGATACCAGGCGGTCCCTCTCGTGGGCTACGGTCTCGTGGTCGGCCTGAACAAGACCGGCGATCGCCGGCAGACTATTTTTTCCGCGCAATCGCTCGCCAACATGCTGCAGCGGTTCGGCATCGTTGTGCCGGGCGACCAGATGAAGATCGAGAACGTCGCGGCCGTGATGGTGACGGCGGAGTTGCCCGCTTTCGTTCGCGCCGGTGCGCGCATCGACATCACCGCGTCGTCTGTGGGCGATGCCCGCAGTCTCCAGGGCGGGATGCTGCTGCCCACGCCGCTGCGGGGGCCGGATGGGTCGGTCTACGCGCTGGGCCAGGGGGCGCTCACACTCGGTGGTTTCGGCGGTGGCAAGGGCGGGAACAGTGTTCAGGTCAATCACCTCACCGCGGGGCGCGTGCCGGCTGGCGGCATGGTGCAGTACGCGCAGAGAGTTGAACTGAAGCCGGCCGAGCGCATCATCCTGTCGGTCAACGATCCGGACTACACGACGGCGATGCGGCTGGCAAAGAGCATCAGCGCCGAACTCGGATCGGGTGCGGCCCAGGTCGTCGACCCGGCGAGCGTCGCGGTCAAGGTGCCGGAGCAGTATCGAGCGTCGTTGCCGGACCTCATGGCGCGGCTCGAGCCGCTGTCGCTCGAGGTGGACGCCCCGGCACGCGTGGTCATCAATGAGCGCACCGGCACCGTGGTCGTGGGATCCGACGTCCGCATCGGCTCGGCGGCGGTCGCGCACGGCAATCTCTCGGTGAAGATCTCGACCAAGTACAACGTGTCTCAGCCCTCGCCGTTCTCCAAACAGGGCGACACCGTCGTCACGCCTGACGAAAACGTCGATGTCAGCGAGGGCGGCGGACAGTTGGTGGCCCTCGAGGAAGGCACGACGCTGCAGTCGGTCATCAAGGCGCTGAATGCCCTGGGCGCGACGCCCCGCGACATCATCGCCATCATGCAGGCCCTGAAGGCGGCTGGCGCGCTGCGCGCCGAGCTGGTGATCATCTGA
- a CDS encoding flagellar basal body L-ring protein FlgH produces the protein MSGAYRVAGRGLLALMLVVWTCPAIAQSAQGKTAKPAQKPGGAYEDQYQRYLAAARAAQPAPDASIAWMTGLMNDPRARRVNDLVTIRVIESITASGKADSSVSKNSAATAGVPNLLGLEGKLPSGIDPSKLASLASDSKFSGAGATTRAGELTAVMTARVSEVLPNGDLVLEGVREIDINGDRQMVVLNGVVRPADILPNNVVLSTQIGQLSVRYFGNGLIRDSLKPGILVRLLNKVF, from the coding sequence ATGAGCGGTGCGTACCGCGTCGCCGGCCGGGGACTGCTGGCGCTGATGCTCGTCGTCTGGACGTGCCCTGCCATCGCGCAGAGCGCGCAGGGGAAGACGGCCAAGCCGGCGCAGAAGCCGGGCGGCGCCTACGAGGACCAGTACCAGCGCTATCTCGCGGCCGCACGCGCGGCGCAGCCGGCCCCTGATGCGTCGATCGCCTGGATGACCGGACTGATGAACGACCCACGCGCCCGCCGCGTGAACGACCTCGTCACGATCCGGGTCATCGAAAGCATCACGGCGTCGGGCAAGGCCGATTCGAGTGTCAGCAAGAACAGCGCGGCGACGGCCGGAGTCCCCAATCTGTTGGGCCTCGAGGGCAAGTTGCCGAGCGGTATCGACCCGTCGAAACTGGCATCGCTGGCCAGCGACTCGAAATTCTCGGGCGCCGGCGCCACGACGCGCGCGGGTGAACTGACGGCGGTCATGACGGCGCGCGTCTCCGAGGTGCTGCCGAACGGTGACCTGGTGCTCGAAGGTGTCCGCGAGATCGACATCAACGGCGACCGGCAGATGGTCGTCTTGAATGGCGTCGTGCGGCCGGCGGACATCCTGCCGAACAACGTCGTGCTCTCGACGCAGATCGGTCAGCTCAGTGTTCGCTACTTCGGGAACGGGCTCATCAGGGACAGCCTGAAGCCCGGGATCCTGGTCCGGCTGCTCAACAAAGTCTTCTAG